The following DNA comes from Ictalurus punctatus breed USDA103 chromosome 19, Coco_2.0, whole genome shotgun sequence.
GGCTGAAACAGatccttgttgatgaaagagatcagaggagaatgaccagactggtttgagctgacaggaagtatATTGTAACTCagataatcactctttacaaatgtggtgagcagaaaagcatctcagaatgcacaacacgtgtgcacaatgtggtcttctgctattgtagcagatccacctcaaggttcgatgttttgtgcatgcggaaacgtttttctgctcaccacagttggaaagagtgattatattagttactgtatccttcctggcagctcaaaccaatctggccattttcttcTGACCAACAAGGAGTTTCCACcaacagaactgtcgctcactatttttgtttgtttgtttgtttgtcgcaccattctgtgtaaactctacagactgttgtgtgGGAAAATgccaagagatcagcagtttctgaaacactcaaaccagcccatctggtacttacaatcatgccatggttaaagtcacagagttCATACTTTTTCCttcgttctgatgtttgatgtgaacattaactgaacaTTAACTTTTGGCCTGAACCCGCATGATTTCATGCATTATGCTTCTGCctcatgattggctgattggatacctgcataaatgagcaggtgtacaggtgttccaaTTATTCtagcatgtccaaaatgtcctGTACACCCTTTACAGTTGCTTTTAGAATTGTATACCATGGGGTTCAAAAGATATTGGAATtcaaataagtaaaataataagaagaaaaacataaaatatgtattactcTGACTCGTGCTGAATATCAAACATCCAATATCATATTTACGTGACATGGGTAGAGAGTAGGATCTGTCTGCAAATCTCAGAAGAGTAGATATGTCTTTGAGGTTATATATATGAACTCACAGACATTCACTGCAAGAATTAGGAGTATTTTATGATTTCATCAATCAGATATCCTGCAAAGTAAGCTTGTTAGCCAGTTAGCTAGCATTGGCAGTGAACACTATGAATACTACACTTGTGAATATTAGTAAATCCCCGAAAAAATCCTGTCAGGGTAGTgcgtgttagctagctagttaagaGTTTACAGTGCAGATTATGAAGATCTATGAATAGAAGGTCCCCTtaagaaatcctgtcaggtcaTCTTATGTTATTTGGAAAGCGTCAgcaattaaaggaaaaatccaccctgaatgaccATATGTGGTTTTCAGTGAGgcaaaagatttattttatgattaaatTTGGACTTTTTTCATTGACTTGTCAAACAGATACTGTTCCACatcttcaactttcatgctaatccTGCTGTCAATGCCACCACACTCATAATCTAGCCAAGTTTAGTATCTTAGTAACATATAACACTGAACATCCCAGGAACATGCTGAGTGAGGAAAGAAgcttttgctcttttgtttttaacagcAAAATCTGACAGTTATCACTTATGGTTGAGATTGTTGAAAATGTTTGTTCTATTAAACGCTATTTTAACTGCCCTAACACCATCACCTTGTGACTTCAGAGTGGCAAGTTCTCACAAGAATAAGGAAAATACAACAAGAAACAACAAATTCGCAGCAGTGAGCACATaaacatttcaatataaacatgtgtAAAGTGTTTCAGGATGGAGTTTTCCTCGAACTGGACCTAAAGTCCTGAtttagaaatcctgtcaggttaggtcaagggttcccaaacttttccagagCAAGGCCCCCCagatggcattaacatttgactgaggccccccttttgcaagatgtcttcaaaacacaataaaaatacagacttctgaatatacccccccccccttttttaaattaataattacattgaTATTTTGTCTGTTTAGCAAGTAGAAATTTAGGTAtagcaaatgtgattttaatatgtattgttaCAAATGTTATAGtaatgcacatatatatatatatatatatatattaaaaatcatgtatttatttatttttcacaccaaattgttgaggccccccgggtgccccctggcggcccccactttgaaaaccactgggttAGGTTACTGGCTAACAACGTCAATGCTAAGATTCCCAGCTAAAGACTTAAAGCCACGCCCACTCACAACTGCTCACATTTCAAAAATGGACTCAGATACACGCCTTCTGTGACCTGCAGACAAACCCTGGTGTGTATCTAGCCTATATGACGCATTGTGTGTAATATGCTATATAGGATGTGGAAAAGCCTTTATTTCACGCCCCACGTGAAACACGTATACCACATCAGGAGTAGCGGCCATCTGAGATTCTGGCACGTCGATTTGTTTGGTTGTAGCACCTGTTGAGGATGTTGGTCTTGCGACGGCGTTTCATAAGGCTGGTTATATGGTGAGTTCTTGGGAATATACTGTAAATGCGCGTCCCAGTTTAATTTCGGCAGCGgcagcagcagcatcagcaGCATCTAGGGCTGAGTGTTAACAGCCAGTGTGTTAACGTAGCCGCGTGGGCACATGTCGTTCTCCGAGACGCAGTGGGAGAACTGGGCCGGGTCTCCTCCGCGCGCCATTCTGCGCACACTCCTCAGGCTGGCGCACTGCTCCACTAACTCCAGGCACTTGCACGCCAAGAAAAAGACGTTCTTGAACATAAAAAGTGACACGGGCATGTCGTAGAGGAACACGAGCAAGCATCTGACGGCGAGCAGAGGCGCGTCGAGCAGCACGCCGCTCAGGAACCGCGCGCACATCCAGCGGCAGCGCATCCGCGAGGCGGCGGAAAGCTCGTAGAGCCAGAGCACCGGCACGGCCAGCGCCACGAAGTACGCCGCCATCACGCCGTACTTGAGGTACGCGTTGTTGGGGATCTCGTTTTGCACAAGAAGCAAATCTACGAGCGTGAAGCTGTCCAGCACGTCCACGCACGTGCTCACGAAGCAGCTCTGCGAGTGGTAGCGCGGCGCGCCGTGCGGATCCTCCACCAGCGAGTTAATGAGGCAGAAGAGCAGCGGCGCGGCGAGCAGCGCGGTGGCCTCAAAGCCGGCTGCGCCCAACGGCACCTCGCGCGCCACCAGCTCCAGGATGGACGTCTGCAGCACGAGCGCCACCTTCGGCGCGCACGCGATCACGTAGACGAGCCACGCGAGGTGCGCGAACGCGAACTCGCCCAGGTGACATCCGAAGAGCGAGCTCTTTTGGCGGAAGCCGCACGCTCGCTCGCGCTTGCTCCTGGCGTTGCGGACGAAGAAGATGGCCCAGCCGGAGACCACCACAAGGTCCGTGGCTATCCACGAGCACCAGTACAGGTCGGTGAACGCTATGAGGTAGAAGTCCAGGATACCGCCCTGCAGCACGAGCAAGGCGAAACACAGCACCTTGTAGAAGAGGTTCTTGGAGGAACGCGGGACGAAGGGCGGCGCAGACGGCGGGAATTCGCACCCAGAGGTCATGGCGCGATCCGCCGCGGAGGCGCTGTCCGTGCTGCCTCGGTCCGCGTTGGCGCTGGACGCGCTCGTGCTCGTGCCCCTCGTGCACGCGCCGCTGCGGAGGAGAAGCTGACCGTTCTCCGGTGCCGAGGACACGGGGGAGTCTGGGTAGATCGCCGCTTCGGCTCGAACACAGCTGGCCACGGAGTTCGCTTTGCGAATGTCCGCGATCATCGTATTCCTGCCCGTTCTGCTTCCTCGCCTGTTTTTCCTCTCCGGCCCTGCGCAGTGACACGCGCTCAGCTCAGAATGGCGCAGAAATCCCGTTATGGAGCGCGACGGAACGGACTGTGCGCGCGTCGATAGACATATCAGGGTTTTCTAGTCCTGTGCTCTACATTAGAGAGTTTTCCGTGCTCACACCAGACTTTCTGCTTTTCAACTAATTACCAACTCCTTTACttttaggagaaaaaaaaaaatccgtcaaatgcaTAGTCTCGACCGCAGGGTTTGGGGCATACTGGTGTACAATGCTACATAAGAAGAAACTTCATTACACTTGAAGAAAAGCATTACCCCAATCTAAAGCTATCCCCCACGCGATCCTGGCACACACCTACTGACCCCAGCTGTTTAAAATGGATTTAAACGTTTGTTGAATGCTATAAAATCACTTGTTGGTTCTAATTGGAGCCTTAATTTTGAAGAGGGTGAAGATCAGTGAATCGAAAAGATCCAAAAGCTGTTCAGAAGATATGAAGGAATTTGGAGGCAGTTATAAATAAAAGGGGATGGCTTGTAAGGTACGACAGAACATTTATATTACCATAGATACATAATGTAACCATTTTGAaagcaatatttatttttcatcaatATAATTATTCAAAAATACACGATTTGCTCATTTTTGATACTTATGATCGCGAATGAACAACTTTAAAACAACGTCTTGTTAGTCAGACCGTGTAGATTAGGTTTCTGCAACAGCAGCAATAACAGTAATTCTGGCTGTAGTTCAACTCTCAGGTTTATATCCGTGTAAGACATTATCATTTGAATaacattcacagggactttgcACTTTCCGCTTCGGGGTAGCATCACAAactcttattaacttcaagctGCTAAAGGAACAGTCATTTATAGCAGCAATAATGCAGATGACAAAAGGAATTTGTTCTGTAGATATTCCAAAACAACTACAAATTACAATAAGTACCATTataagtaactataaatgggaTTAAAAACTATGATGTGCCATTCATTAGTAAATGGTTCATGTGGGTGATTTACTGTagtacaagaaaataaaaacactttaaggaggtgctgttatgggaaattaatcaacagtaCCAGTAACTCTGCAGCAGGTTTCATTATTCCAGAAACTCTTACCGAAAACAAGACAACAACTAAAGcattaatgttaatttgttgtgtgtgtaattgacaCTGCAGCCTTAAATCAGTCAATGCACATTATTCTATACATCCAAAGACGACAACACCaagaccaaaaaataaataaatacaacaagaCACACATCACTACTGTGATAATAAACTTTAATTTTCAAGTTATGTTGGATGGTTCTGGACCATAGAAAACAAGCACATATCAGTATAAACATATGCAATTTTAATTAAGTTCAACAAGAACCGAATAACAACTGTGTTTGTGGATTGGCTACTGACAGCCGAGCTTAATATGCAATACTGAAGCAAAACATAAAGCTACAATTACTAGACAGTTAAAGTGATGAAACACTCGGCTTCGTATTTGAATGCATTTAAGTCTGCTTTCGAGAGTCCAATTTCACAAAAAGTATCGCTACACCCAGTTCATAGGAGAGACTGTATTTGATACCACAGGTGGTTATAACCTGTACACTTCAGGTAGGTTAAAAACTGACCTGACTAGGCCAATTAGAGAGAATTGGAGGAGGAGAAGtaataggagagagagagaggagagagagagagagagagagagagaacaatgtTCAGTGACGAGTTGTTTTTATAAACATTAAGAGTGCATGTGTGCATTTGACATCAAGGAagctcaccaccaccaccccagAATCAGTGCATGAAAGGAGAGGATATtccagaaaagcatcacagccACCACCAGTTACAGTAACGTCTTATAAAGCTGTCGTATGCTCGCAGTCCCGTTTAATCAGGACTATACCTGGGTAGATAAGTCAAACCTAGACTTCAGAATAAAACCATTAAGATTTATTAGCAATAGCATTccaatttttttacatttataacttAGTgtctttttgtcatttttaaagtttgtttgttttttttttttttcttcttttcctgtttttatgattttttccTTTAGTACAtaatgtacacacaaacactcacagaACTGGAGAGGTTTTCTAGAAAGGCTTTAACATGGGCACACAGACctgttcttccttttttttaattatatatatatatatatatatatatatatatatatatatatatatatatatatatataatcattcaTTTTACTTTGAACTGAATTCATAAGTTTAACGGCCTGCTCAAAGGCACTGCCACAACACAGGGAGAAATATAAGCTACTGTCCATCACTCACACAGTCTAGCTTCTAGTAAGGGGAGAGGGTGGAGTAATCGATGGTGGCAGGAGATATTAGTCAGGGAGAGTGGGAAAGAAGGGATGGGGTGCTATAGGTAGAGCTCATAGTAATCATCCAGCTCTTCGTGAAATAAGTCCCACTCATCTTCGGAATCGGTGACGTCGTCATCGGTTCCTGCCGCCAGAAGCATAAGGAGCATCTCGCTCAGCTCAAACGTAACCATCTCCTCGTCGTCGTTGTCCAAGAAATCGCTGCTTTCCCGCTCGTCGAACAGATCCCAGAGCGGCGTGCGCCTTGAGCTCTGTGAAAAAGTGTGCCGGAACATTAGATGACAACATGTTTTGAGACAGCTAGATGGACTATTTtactattttttcccctttataaGTCTGTCCACCATTTCATGACAGCTATTCTATTCTGATCAACAAATCTCGTGGGAACAGAGAAGAGCAGAAAATAACAGTGCTACAGTAGAGTGCTTCATGAAATTTTATGAAAGTGAATCCATACATAGTTTattaaacagacagacagacagacagacatcaGCTATTAAAATATCCCAGACACACCTGCACCGTCACATCAATAAAACAGATGAGCGCTTTCACACTCTGTAGAGAAAACAGTGGAGACTCAATAAACCCACCACCCACCATTTTACATCTTCACTGATGTAAAAGCAAACAAGACAAGTAAAGAGCAATGATGAGGCTTGTGTTCAGATGCCTCCAGAAAGGAGACAGGTGCAGATATGGACGGaaaaaatgataattaattTCCCATTGTAAGGTTATAATTCTTTAAAATTGACAGAAATATTATCCATAAACAGATTAGCTTAGAAACAAAGACAGGGCATTCGCGTGCTATAGCATGTCAGTTCAGGAGAACGTTAAATCAGTTAAAATAACGTTAAAATAATTCCAACTAAGAGAATCCAGAGATGAACAGGATTATTCAGGATGCTTACAGTATTTTGCCCTTTGGTGTTGGATGAACAGTACAAAGGCATATTTCAAAATGTGTATGCCATCTTTGCACTTAATTTAAATGCagcaaattaaataaacatggaATTGTTTTAGACAAACTGTGCGTTTGTGTCTTTTTAGGACCGGAGttttcccccttttttgtttttgcttgtgGAGTTAACCCGATTTGAAAATGCTATAACTGTATTTCTTGTTGAGATCACTGTGATGGAGACGTGCAAATAGGTCACtaatttcagttcaggaaaatATCTAGATTTCAGAGCAAAACTGGCAGTAATTTTACCATCTGCAGGGTTTTCTGGGAACCCCATTAGAAGCTAACAAGCCTTAATTATGCAAAGAACCCTCGAAGAAAAGCATTTGTAAGAATGTCATTTCCTCTACATTGCTCCACATTTCTTACCCTGTTCCTCGCATTGGAGCCGTTCTGCCTTCGCTGGTTCTGGGATGGAGGCTGAGGTTCCTCGAGGCGTCCATCAGGGAAGGCATGCTTGTAGAAGCAATTAGCTCCAAATGGACAAGTTCCACGACCCTCGTCAAAATATCGACAGGGCTTACTCCTGAGGATGGACAGAAATTCAGCTTTACatcacaataataacaataacccttttgcaaaataaatatcaCCACTAATGCAAACTTTTCGGCTCTCATGAGCTTATCAAAAATCTTTTACCCCATGCCATCCTTGTACTTCTGAATGAGATTCTGCTTTTCCTCCTTGTCCTCCACCCAGTACTCGCTTGGGATGACAAAGTTGGACGTGATTCGACACTCGGGGCAGGACCTGAAACAGGAAGAGAGTTGAGAACAAATAAGCAAGTACAGAGCAATGGGATATCAATTACACAGCAATAAGAGGCATCAGGATAAAGTGTatgcttcattttcaaacatACTTTATGATCTTGCTCTCAAACTGCTTGGCACTCCTCCACTTGCGGATGCACTTGAGGCAGTAACAGTGGTTGCAGTTGGAGAGGATGCCGAAGCGACGCTCGCTGGGATTGGCCTTCTCGAACACCACCTCCATGCACACGCCGCACATCATGTCCTTACTGCGCTGGATGGCGAACGAGATCTCCATGTCCTTCTCGTGGGCCTCGATGCATGCCTGTCATGCACAACAGCACAACACGCTCttcaaactgaactgaatgaTGTCAGTCACACTGCTGACAAATCATATTTATTAGCTATCCCTCCAGGCAAGTGAAAGCTCCAGTGTGCTAACCAGTCCTATATTTAGGTTGCCTGAAAACCTAACTGACTAGTAAAAGtggtaatgtaatgtaaagtaatgtaatataataccATACTGTGAGCTTGCTTATTAAGTACATTAATACAGACAAGAGTAACAAACAAGTAAGTGATCATGTGGTACATTGTGTTTGCACCCTtgaccccccccaaaaaaggcACTGATGTTTTGTTAACTTGAATAATGTCTAACAGCAAAGTGACTGCATGTTGTGCAAGGGTGGGTGCTAAATGACTTTCTTGCTttccacaaataaataaaaaatatatatatatataaataaatgttagtcCACTATCAGCCAGATCGTGCCTcagctgatgtgtgtagtgcgtGTGTAGTGTAGAACATGTAGCTTGCATCAGCGTGAACCACAAATTGTGTTTAGCACATGTCAAGTCAAACGTTTTGTTGCTTTTTCTGATTGTTGCTGTAGGGTAAgaaggaatttaaaaagatctgCTTGTCTCAGACATGCTACTAATTTGTCCATCCCTACATTGTCTTCTGCACATGCAACattcacaacagaacaaaaaaaaaaaaaaaaaaagtcaggtgTTGCTCATCACAAAAAGGGTATAAACAGGGTTGTAGATAATATTGATTAAAAAGTCCCAGGCATTTTAAAGCCACACTCACTCTGATGTGCTGAGAGCGCTGAGCAGTGTCAGACGGATGGAGCGCCTGCAGGCCGCACATGTCACACACGTCCCCGTGCAGATAGGCGCAGTTGACGCCATAGCGGCACTCACCGACAGCTGCGTATGGACACAGCTGCTTCTTCAGCTCTTTGTTGGTTTGTTCTTTTTCATACTCGTCCTCGATGAGAGGCCCTGGACCATTCacaatcacaggatctgctgaGAGTGCAGGGGAAGGAGGAGATAGTTCAGCTGAAAagattgggggaaaaaaaaaaattaacttttttttttttttttaatgatagaCATTTTCATTTGCTATTATCTGAAATGCAAGTGTGATGCTATAAAAGATTTaatcttcttataccacagcaaattgccGACACATCatccttttaaaaaaaccttATAGTTATATTAATGGTGTGGACCAGCcacaaaacaaattagttcctttTATCACTTATGTTTTAACAACTCACCAGTCCCCCACCAAAAATGGCAGATGGATATGGTACCAAGAAACTGAAATGTTCAAAGCTTTCCATCCTGAAAACTTTATAATCCATTTCTGCGTAAGGTGATACTACAGACACGATGACGCATTAccgcacattaatataaacctacgATTTGTCTTGcagacagagctgctgttatagaggagtcaagaattcaacagtgctgttaTTTGACACTTGTACCACAATCACCTAATGTAATTCTGTCAATCAGTAAACAGGATTATTCAATCACAAGATCTGCATCTAAAAGCCAGCACTTTAACTGGATACCAAAGATCTTAACCTATTCAATCCAATCTGCTTACAAAAGACTAATCACAGAGAAAACTTTCACGTGTGATTGAACTTAAGGAACAAAGAGCTCAAAACCATTTAATTTTGTATTCACTGGCTTCTTATTGCAATTATaaggggacctattatgcaaaataatttcacatggtgtttgaaaataaatgtgcaGTGTGTCCACACCCTccctacaatggtaaaaatccacccactcttttaaaaaaaaaaaataaataaataaataaatatatatatatatatatatatatatatatatatatatatatatatatatatatatatatatataaaaaattacacacacattatacgaGAAGACGTATACATCAcgctttatattttgtgaatgtttgcaaatcgccTTTCCGAATGAGCTTGCTAGCAGATTCCACGGCAAATGTTGTTGCCATAGTATCCGAAGCATGAACGTTCTCTTCCAGAAAGGGGGCAtggagcagcagctcatttgcatttaaagagacacacacgaaaacagcgtttttttttgcttccacccaaaaaggggcatttacagcatggtataataaatgatccatGGGGTATTTTGAGCCTTCTGGGGgcacctgagacttatattacatccTGTAAAAAGGTTTATAATAGGTCTTCTTTAAATGAGCAGCGCATGCTGAGCAACAAATAGGCAAATCGTGTGGTGTGTGAAAAGAAACTAGTGAGTCACATATGGGACAAGAAAAGTATGAATGCTTCAGTAACTGAAATGTTTAGGCAAATTTCAGATGTTGCTCCAGACCATCAGCTTTCATGGTGCAGTTGCTCAGGGCAGTAAAAAAGCTTACAGCAATCAACAGAGCTGAGTGTGTGATGCATTAGGATTATTagcttatatacacacactgggGAGCAAATTAGTGAAAAGAAGCAGATGTAGTAAAAAGCTAGTAAAGACCTTTGGGAGAACTTCTACTACACAAAATTTGGTATTCCTAGCTATTGTTCAAATCAAAAGTATCCACTCACCCCTTCCACAGTAGGGCTGGCCTGGTACAAACTCTGCGGCATTGACCCAGTCCACTCCCCCGGAGCTGTGAGGCCTTTCCTGGGCTTTGGATGTGCCAGCTGGCTCACTGGGAATGGGCCCAGAGTCACCAGCAGGGGTAAGGGGGGCAGCAGGAAGCGGCACTGAAGGCATGGGGCCGGGGAGCTCCTCTTGCTTGGCTGGTTTGGTGTGTTCATACCTACAACAAATATTAAGGAAACATCAGGCTATAGTTTGCATATCCTAAACTATACTTGTATGAAACACGACACAGAAGACAAGGTCAATCATGTGACAAGAACAAGTATTTGCATATAACGTTTACATTAAACAAATCAGGTGAACATGACTCATGGTACTATATGTATGTGCTGGTCATATAATTGAGCTGAAGAAGAATAGGAAACCATTTCAAGTGTGTTCACtgcacatttccaccaccaggTCACACCATCTCATAAATGAGCTTTGTGCATTACTAAAAAGCAAACTGTTGGAAAAAGGGAAAGATAATGTGCAACGAATAAAGCTATTGCCACTGTACACGTAtttataaagaaaatgaaattcattcgtcttcagtaaacactttaaCCTGGTCAAGGTTGCGGTGGAGTCAGAGACTATGCCAGGAACACCGTGCACATCACATTCACATCTAGTAGCAATTTGGAGTATCCAATCCACCAACTGGCATGTTTCTGAGAGGTGGGAGGACACACagacagggagaacatgcagaactcCAGAGAGTGTAAAAGGATCAAACTTGGGACACTGGAGCTTTGAGGAGGCAATGCTATCTGCTGTGGGCCACACAATACACTGTTTTAATTGCACGCCATGCTTGTTTGCCAGGCAACACACCATACTGTGCTGATCAATGTAAATAGAAAACACCATGTATGCTGTAAGTGAATCAGATCTGCAATCACCTGCACAGGAGTGTAGTAATGTTAGACATGCCACTGAAGGAAAAAGAACAGCCATTTTCTACAAAGCTGCTGGTATCACAACTACCAAGTAATGGTTAAGACCATAATAACATGTCTGTTTAAAAATCACAGCCAAGCACATAGTAGTTACAGCAGATCCCTTgctgcacattcacacaaatgCGGATTACATATAGTAGACACGTACAGGAAGATGGTCAATTGAAGTGTACActtaaacagttaaaaaaaaaaaatatatatatatatataattatttacatgTCCAATATGggtggaaaatgaaaaaaatctttaaaaaaaaaaaaagtcttatgTAGAAGGGTAGAATATTGAAAGAAAAGTAAAGTACTGGATGTGATATTCTGAGGATTACTCCTACTTCTTGGGTAttaaaagtgttgtttttttaaaatctgctcTACATAAAAGTCAAAACCAGAGTCAAAGCCAAGCATGGAGACTGCATATTAAAATACTATGTTAACAGCCTCAAATCACTTCCACTTTCAGATCTTACCTTACTAATAACACAAATGATTATCTGCAAATATATTTAGCTGCAGTTTGAGACACCAAAAAGTCAGCACGGGCAATTTCACCAATATGGAGTTGCTTTAGCCGTGCAATCGCATCAGTGTATAAAATATATGCAGCTTGACCCTTCTCACTGCATGAGCTGGA
Coding sequences within:
- the tmem121b gene encoding transmembrane protein 121B; the encoded protein is MIADIRKANSVASCVRAEAAIYPDSPVSSAPENGQLLLRSGACTRGTSTSASSANADRGSTDSASAADRAMTSGCEFPPSAPPFVPRSSKNLFYKVLCFALLVLQGGILDFYLIAFTDLYWCSWIATDLVVVSGWAIFFVRNARSKRERACGFRQKSSLFGCHLGEFAFAHLAWLVYVIACAPKVALVLQTSILELVAREVPLGAAGFEATALLAAPLLFCLINSLVEDPHGAPRYHSQSCFVSTCVDVLDSFTLVDLLLVQNEIPNNAYLKYGVMAAYFVALAVPVLWLYELSAASRMRCRWMCARFLSGVLLDAPLLAVRCLLVFLYDMPVSLFMFKNVFFLACKCLELVEQCASLRSVRRMARGGDPAQFSHCVSENDMCPRGYVNTLAVNTQP
- the mkrn1 gene encoding probable E3 ubiquitin-protein ligase makorin-1 isoform X2; translation: MAEAAAAAASIAAPAITTGGWTKNVTCRYFMHGLCKEGDNCRYSHDQSSSKPAMICKFFQKGCCAFGDRCRYEHTKPAKQEELPGPMPSVPLPAAPLTPAGDSGPIPSEPAGTSKAQERPHSSGGVDWVNAAEFVPGQPYCGRADPVIVNGPGPLIEDEYEKEQTNKELKKQLCPYAAVGECRYGVNCAYLHGDVCDMCGLQALHPSDTAQRSQHIRACIEAHEKDMEISFAIQRSKDMMCGVCMEVVFEKANPSERRFGILSNCNHCYCLKCIRKWRSAKQFESKIIKSCPECRITSNFVIPSEYWVEDKEEKQNLIQKYKDGMGSKPCRYFDEGRGTCPFGANCFYKHAFPDGRLEEPQPPSQNQRRQNGSNARNRSSRRTPLWDLFDERESSDFLDNDDEEMVTFELSEMLLMLLAAGTDDDVTDSEDEWDLFHEELDDYYELYL
- the mkrn1 gene encoding probable E3 ubiquitin-protein ligase makorin-1 isoform X1; translated protein: MAEAAAAAASIAAPAITTGGWTKNVTCRYFMHGLCKEGDNCRYSHDQSSSKPAMICKFFQKGCCAFGDRCRYEHTKPAKQEELPGPMPSVPLPAAPLTPAGDSGPIPSEPAGTSKAQERPHSSGGVDWVNAAEFVPGQPYCGRAELSPPSPALSADPVIVNGPGPLIEDEYEKEQTNKELKKQLCPYAAVGECRYGVNCAYLHGDVCDMCGLQALHPSDTAQRSQHIRACIEAHEKDMEISFAIQRSKDMMCGVCMEVVFEKANPSERRFGILSNCNHCYCLKCIRKWRSAKQFESKIIKSCPECRITSNFVIPSEYWVEDKEEKQNLIQKYKDGMGSKPCRYFDEGRGTCPFGANCFYKHAFPDGRLEEPQPPSQNQRRQNGSNARNRSSRRTPLWDLFDERESSDFLDNDDEEMVTFELSEMLLMLLAAGTDDDVTDSEDEWDLFHEELDDYYELYL
- the mkrn1 gene encoding probable E3 ubiquitin-protein ligase makorin-1 isoform X3 — its product is MAEAAAAAASIAAPAITTGGWTKNVTCRYFMHGLCKEGDNCRYSHDQSSSKPAMICKFFQKGCCAFGDRCRYEHTKPAKQEELPGPMPSVPLPAAPLTPAGDSGPIPSEPAGTSKAQERPHSSGGVDWVNAAEFVPGQPYCGRDPVIVNGPGPLIEDEYEKEQTNKELKKQLCPYAAVGECRYGVNCAYLHGDVCDMCGLQALHPSDTAQRSQHIRACIEAHEKDMEISFAIQRSKDMMCGVCMEVVFEKANPSERRFGILSNCNHCYCLKCIRKWRSAKQFESKIIKSCPECRITSNFVIPSEYWVEDKEEKQNLIQKYKDGMGSKPCRYFDEGRGTCPFGANCFYKHAFPDGRLEEPQPPSQNQRRQNGSNARNRSSRRTPLWDLFDERESSDFLDNDDEEMVTFELSEMLLMLLAAGTDDDVTDSEDEWDLFHEELDDYYELYL